One window from the genome of Musa acuminata AAA Group cultivar baxijiao chromosome BXJ1-4, Cavendish_Baxijiao_AAA, whole genome shotgun sequence encodes:
- the LOC135672466 gene encoding momilactone A synthase-like: MGSTSILSSIVRRLEGKVALITGGASGIGECTAKLFAQHGARVVVVDIQDDKGHSLCADLGPAVASYVHCDVTIEADVKHAVDTAVSLHGKLDIMFNNAGVVDDLSSGFLNCEKSAFEKVVAVNVLGAYLGTKHAARVMAPARAGSIVTTASTASVMGGLASPAYTCSKHAVVGLMRCAAAELGPFRVRANCVSPHAVATPMAKTALGFTDDEELERLVEATANLKGTMLKAQDLAEAVLYLGSDESRYVSGHNLLVDGGFTVTKRW, encoded by the exons ATGGGAAGCACCTCCATTCTCTCATCAATAGTAAGAAG GCTCGAAGGCAAGGTCGCCCTGATCACCGGCGGCGCCAGCGGCATCGGCGAGTGCACGGCCAAGCTGTTCGCCCAACATGGGGCGCGAGTCGTGGTCGTGGACATCCAGGACGACAAGGGCCACTCTCTCTGTGCCGACCTTGGTCCCGCCGTCGCCTCCTACGTCCACTGCGACGTCACCATTGAGGCCGACGTCAAGCACGCCGTCGACACCGCCGTCTCCCTCCATGGGAAGCTCGACATCATGTTCAACAACGCGGGCGTCGTCGACGATTTGAGCAGTGGCTTCCTCAACTGCGAGAAGTCGGCCTTCGAGAAGGTGGTGGCCGTCAACGTGCTTGGCGCCTACCTGGGGACGAAGCACGCGGCGCGCGTCATGGCGCCGGCGCGCGCAGGCAGCATCGTGACGACAGCGAGCACGGCGTCGGTGATGGGGGGGCTCGCGTCGCCGGCGTACACGTGCTCGAAGCACGCGGTGGTGGGGCTGATGCGGTGTGCCGCGGCGGAGTTGGGGCCGTTTCGGGTGCGCGCGAACTGCGTGTCACCGCACGCAGTGGCGACGCCGATGGCGAAGACGGCGTTGGGCTTCACCGACGATGAGGAGCTGGAAAGGCTGGTGGAGGCGACGGCCAACCTCAAGGGCACGATGCTGAAGGCGCAGGACCTGGCCGAGGCGGTGCTTTACTTGGGCAGCGATGAGTCAAGGTACGTCAGCGGGCACAACCTTCTGGTCGACGGAGGGTTCACCGTGACCAAGAGGTGGTAG